One Armatimonadota bacterium DNA window includes the following coding sequences:
- a CDS encoding S8 family serine peptidase, which produces MLAGAEAAFSGSADFPLACADPMLRFASAMTTSERDTFVHGFNAPDIAEDDLGVVLDFSGDVRELRALGVTTRTHLDSLITATVPLDRLDAVASLPGMKYMRLGRRFQPMLNLSVPDTRTSDIRWGIPPNWSGYTGKGVVVGVVDLGIDVNHADFRDARGGSRILFLWDQTTGVSGANHPAPYNYGTEWTKVQINAGLCTQVDTGGHGTSVAGIAAGNGSATGNGWPAYRYVGMAPEADLVVVKCTLTDVAIIDGMNYIKSKAASLGKPCAINLSIGTHMGAHDGTDPVERAIDQIVGPGVVVCTATGNSGTTDPTRYVHAVWTLPAKNAQVTAGLGVSATRSNPFYMDIWYEGEDSIDLSVTTPNGYSVTRQTGQTTGGYQSTPDGGIWIDNASGGVYPYNGDRECMVVVQNAVSGAWSVTAIGRTIVSGGKCDAWIEAGQNVFWSSYGTNAGSCTVPSTSNSVIAVGGYQTKTQWTNPNGTLQGWMGSLGAFYTATGAGPTRDGRQRPELCVPSTRIACSLSTNFAANPDNIVEDGVHLVQGGTSMASPHMTGAAALCLQRDPTATASDVKNAVISTARGDLFTGQVPNECWGAGKLDVSAAIDLVALYTDIGTARIQPAGTPVKLPAQVVSAGLSQFSDRFYIESPDRSAGIQVRTGAGSGIQAEEGGRVTVYGHVGIADGERAVLRPTVTPAGSGTVPGPLALPNGSVGGASVGEVPGVSGRVGLNNVGLLVRVYGKVTNLGADHFLLADGSSQPLKILCPGLSKPTVGKYALVTGISTLSFDGSATVPVVRVRKQSDLKYY; this is translated from the coding sequence TTGCTGGCAGGGGCTGAGGCTGCGTTCTCCGGATCAGCAGACTTCCCTCTCGCCTGCGCCGACCCGATGCTGCGCTTCGCATCCGCGATGACGACGTCGGAGAGGGACACGTTCGTCCACGGATTCAATGCCCCCGACATTGCAGAAGACGACCTTGGCGTTGTACTCGACTTCTCCGGCGATGTCCGGGAACTTCGTGCGCTTGGAGTGACGACGCGAACCCACTTGGACTCACTGATCACCGCCACCGTCCCCTTGGACCGACTCGATGCGGTTGCTTCGCTGCCCGGCATGAAGTACATGCGGCTCGGAAGGCGGTTCCAGCCGATGCTGAACCTCAGCGTGCCGGACACGCGAACCTCCGACATCCGTTGGGGCATTCCTCCAAACTGGAGTGGCTACACCGGCAAGGGCGTCGTTGTCGGCGTTGTGGACCTCGGGATCGACGTCAATCACGCGGACTTCCGAGATGCTCGAGGCGGGAGCCGCATTCTCTTCCTATGGGATCAGACAACCGGCGTGTCCGGGGCAAATCATCCGGCTCCCTACAACTACGGCACTGAGTGGACCAAGGTGCAGATCAATGCTGGCCTCTGTACCCAGGTAGATACGGGAGGCCACGGGACATCCGTTGCAGGCATCGCTGCAGGGAACGGCTCCGCTACAGGCAACGGATGGCCGGCGTACCGTTACGTGGGCATGGCTCCGGAAGCCGACCTGGTTGTCGTGAAGTGCACTCTGACTGACGTGGCCATCATTGATGGCATGAACTATATTAAAAGCAAGGCCGCCTCCCTGGGCAAGCCCTGTGCTATCAACCTGAGCATCGGCACACATATGGGCGCCCATGATGGGACCGACCCGGTTGAGCGTGCGATAGACCAGATCGTCGGTCCCGGAGTCGTCGTCTGTACCGCCACCGGCAACAGCGGCACTACCGATCCCACCCGGTACGTCCACGCAGTATGGACGTTGCCCGCGAAGAACGCCCAGGTGACCGCCGGCTTGGGCGTCTCCGCGACGCGCTCGAATCCATTCTATATGGATATCTGGTACGAGGGTGAGGACTCTATTGACCTCAGTGTGACCACTCCGAACGGTTACAGCGTGACGAGGCAGACGGGTCAGACCACCGGCGGCTACCAGTCTACGCCCGACGGGGGCATCTGGATTGACAACGCTTCCGGAGGTGTGTACCCGTACAATGGGGACCGCGAGTGTATGGTCGTAGTACAGAACGCCGTGTCCGGGGCCTGGTCCGTCACCGCAATCGGCAGGACTATCGTCTCCGGGGGCAAGTGCGATGCTTGGATAGAGGCCGGACAGAATGTCTTCTGGTCGTCATACGGGACTAACGCGGGTTCCTGCACGGTGCCGAGCACATCCAACTCCGTGATCGCAGTCGGTGGTTACCAGACCAAAACACAATGGACGAATCCAAACGGCACACTTCAGGGCTGGATGGGCAGCCTTGGCGCGTTCTACACCGCGACCGGGGCCGGGCCGACCCGGGATGGTCGTCAAAGGCCGGAGCTGTGTGTCCCCAGCACCAGGATCGCATGCAGTTTATCCACGAACTTCGCAGCTAACCCGGACAATATTGTGGAGGACGGCGTTCATCTCGTTCAGGGAGGCACCAGCATGGCTTCTCCGCACATGACCGGAGCGGCCGCCCTCTGCCTGCAGCGCGACCCGACTGCAACGGCTTCCGACGTCAAGAACGCCGTTATCTCAACCGCCCGCGGCGATCTGTTCACCGGGCAGGTGCCGAACGAATGTTGGGGTGCAGGCAAACTCGATGTTTCGGCCGCGATTGATCTGGTGGCGCTCTATACAGACATCGGTACCGCCAGGATTCAGCCCGCCGGCACTCCAGTCAAGCTCCCTGCGCAGGTGGTGAGTGCCGGGCTCAGTCAGTTCTCAGACAGGTTCTACATCGAGAGCCCGGACAGAAGCGCTGGCATCCAGGTTCGCACCGGCGCGGGAAGCGGTATTCAGGCGGAGGAAGGCGGCAGAGTGACGGTGTACGGGCATGTCGGGATTGCCGACGGGGAACGCGCGGTGCTCCGACCTACGGTCACTCCGGCAGGCAGCGGCACTGTGCCGGGACCGCTCGCGCTGCCCAACGGATCGGTGGGCGGCGCTTCGGTGGGCGAAGTGCCCGGTGTTTCGGGCAGGGTCGGCCTCAACAACGTAGGATTGCTTGTGAGGGTCTACGGCAAGGTCACGAACCTGGGAGCGGATCACTTTCTCTTGGCTGACGGTTCTTCCCAACCGTTGAAGATTCTCTGCCCGGGTCTCTCGAAGCCCACGGTCGGCAAGTACGCCTTGGTCACGGGCATCAGTACGCTGAGTTTCGACGGTTCCGCCACGGTGCCGGTCGTTCGAGTGCGCAAGCAGTCGGATCTGAAGTACTACTGA
- a CDS encoding metallophosphoesterase: protein MKDMTRKPSFAPLIVVLFAASLAPAFAWKFVSMADSRGSDNGVNTAELTKIVGLVNLENADLVIFQGDAVNGSSSDATLASQMDTWLSVMNTLNCPWYFVPGNHEVSTATSENVIRAKVNMPTNGPTVYSETVFSFDHENAHFVGLNSNHYGENHRVQRSWLITDLAATLKPHRFVMAHEPAYPVDGHIGSSLDTYPAERDDFWSIMTNAGVRMYFTGHEHLYSRSLHGSIYEVINGSCGAPLYAAPPGAISAYHYVLVDISGLSVSCQAKNDTGGVLDTWSYSLPPPPEVTISAVKQLPDGSAVSLSGKTVTTGTNQLASTFYIEEADRSSAIKVYGSGLSVADGTGTLVQGTLGTSNGERVINTPTVTPIALPYPVPEPVGMLTRDVSGGPLNEFTPGVSGNPNLNSTGLLVRVWGIVTHVNTTLKYFYMDDGCGLQDGSGQTGLQVYCGGRPAGSDITLPALNSIVRVTGIASSRTAGANIIPALRPRSQSDISVYAP, encoded by the coding sequence ATGAAGGATATGACCCGAAAACCGAGTTTCGCACCGCTCATCGTCGTCTTGTTCGCGGCATCGTTAGCCCCGGCCTTTGCCTGGAAGTTCGTTTCGATGGCGGACAGCCGCGGAAGCGACAACGGCGTCAATACAGCCGAGTTGACAAAAATTGTAGGCCTTGTCAACCTGGAGAACGCCGATCTGGTCATATTCCAGGGTGATGCAGTGAACGGGTCGAGTTCCGACGCGACGTTGGCGTCCCAGATGGACACATGGCTGAGCGTCATGAATACCCTCAACTGCCCATGGTATTTCGTACCCGGCAATCACGAGGTATCGACCGCAACGTCGGAGAACGTCATACGCGCCAAAGTCAATATGCCGACGAACGGTCCGACCGTATACTCGGAAACCGTGTTCTCATTCGACCACGAGAACGCTCATTTCGTCGGTTTGAACAGCAACCACTACGGTGAGAACCACCGCGTGCAGAGATCGTGGCTGATCACCGACCTCGCGGCCACGCTGAAGCCGCACAGATTCGTCATGGCTCACGAGCCCGCATATCCTGTTGACGGCCACATCGGAAGTTCGCTCGACACATACCCCGCTGAGAGGGACGACTTCTGGAGCATCATGACCAATGCCGGCGTCAGGATGTATTTTACGGGCCACGAGCACCTGTATTCGAGATCGCTGCACGGCAGCATCTACGAGGTGATCAACGGCTCCTGCGGCGCGCCACTCTACGCGGCCCCTCCGGGTGCGATATCGGCCTACCACTACGTGCTGGTTGATATCAGTGGCCTCAGCGTATCATGCCAGGCCAAGAACGATACGGGTGGCGTGCTGGACACATGGTCCTATTCGCTCCCACCGCCTCCTGAGGTAACGATCTCGGCGGTCAAGCAACTACCGGATGGTTCAGCGGTATCCCTGAGCGGTAAGACCGTTACCACCGGCACGAACCAGTTAGCCTCGACGTTCTACATCGAGGAAGCCGACCGATCGTCTGCGATCAAGGTGTATGGATCCGGGCTGTCGGTAGCCGATGGAACGGGCACACTCGTACAAGGGACGCTCGGCACTTCAAACGGCGAACGGGTGATCAACACCCCAACGGTCACTCCCATTGCGCTGCCCTATCCCGTACCCGAGCCTGTAGGGATGCTGACGAGGGACGTGTCCGGAGGTCCGCTGAACGAGTTTACCCCCGGAGTAAGCGGCAATCCCAATCTGAACAGCACGGGGCTTCTGGTTCGAGTGTGGGGAATCGTGACTCACGTCAACACCACGCTGAAATACTTCTACATGGATGACGGGTGCGGCCTGCAGGACGGTTCGGGACAGACTGGTTTGCAGGTGTACTGCGGCGGACGTCCGGCTGGAAGTGACATAACGCTGCCTGCGCTGAACTCCATAGTACGAGTGACCGGGATTGCATCGAGCAGAACTGCGGGTGCGAACATAATACCGGCGCTGCGCCCCCGGAGCCAGTCGGATATCTCGGTGTATGCCCCTTAG
- a CDS encoding L-2-amino-thiazoline-4-carboxylic acid hydrolase translates to MPVFDDRSLIEFLRRSYFVTDGLWFVKVEEAHGYDDAMRLDEHVWEVVPKIQARKAVEILKLKGDSLAEMALCLELKFASEGHAYRVAENSADRVVVEITECPWLEALRKSGRDGLALDVCNRICLREAVVWAAEFDTELSVEFEERLSDGGSICRLVFSRP, encoded by the coding sequence ATGCCTGTATTCGACGACAGATCGCTGATCGAGTTTCTGAGACGTTCGTATTTCGTCACGGATGGTCTCTGGTTCGTCAAGGTCGAGGAGGCGCACGGCTACGATGACGCCATGAGACTGGACGAGCACGTGTGGGAAGTCGTCCCGAAAATTCAGGCGCGGAAGGCAGTGGAGATTCTGAAGCTGAAGGGCGACTCGCTGGCCGAGATGGCTCTCTGCCTCGAACTGAAGTTTGCCTCGGAGGGTCACGCGTACCGGGTCGCCGAGAACTCTGCGGATCGTGTGGTTGTCGAGATCACTGAGTGCCCTTGGTTGGAAGCGCTGCGGAAGTCGGGCAGGGACGGACTGGCCCTCGACGTGTGCAACCGAATCTGTCTTCGTGAAGCGGTGGTCTGGGCCGCGGAGTTCGATACCGAACTGTCGGTCGAGTTCGAAGAACGGCTGTCGGACGGAGGTTCGATCTGCAGGCTGGTGTTCTCGCGCCCGTGA
- a CDS encoding sugar ABC transporter permease: protein MLKRDKHLTIIAFLLPAALLYAGFFLFPMAQAFYIAMFRWRGLSMNREFVGLENFRELLFRDPIFWKALQHNLIFMVVALVIIIPVALLIAVALSKKVRGSETYRAVFLFPNIISVVAVAVLWSFIYHPRMGILNAFLKLVGLEQFASTGWLGEPDLALPALIATTIWYSMGFYIVLFLAGVQSIPQTFYEAACIDGASNWQSFRHVTLPLVWEILKMAIVYLIIHTLNIFGLVFIMTDGGPDNQTEVMLSYLYRLAFEESNFGYATALGVVAFILIFIISITSIRLMRREVVEY, encoded by the coding sequence ATGCTCAAACGAGACAAACACCTTACCATAATCGCGTTTCTCCTCCCGGCGGCGCTTCTCTATGCGGGGTTCTTCCTCTTCCCGATGGCGCAGGCGTTCTATATCGCCATGTTCCGATGGCGGGGGCTATCCATGAACAGAGAGTTCGTCGGCCTCGAGAATTTCCGCGAATTGCTCTTTCGGGATCCGATCTTCTGGAAGGCCCTTCAGCACAACCTGATCTTCATGGTCGTCGCGCTCGTGATCATCATCCCGGTTGCTCTGTTGATCGCGGTTGCGCTGAGCAAGAAGGTGCGGGGCTCCGAGACGTATCGCGCGGTCTTCCTGTTCCCCAACATAATATCCGTAGTCGCCGTCGCGGTTCTCTGGTCGTTCATCTATCACCCTCGTATGGGTATCCTGAACGCTTTTCTGAAACTGGTCGGCCTCGAGCAGTTTGCGTCCACCGGTTGGCTCGGCGAGCCGGACCTGGCCCTTCCCGCGCTGATCGCCACCACAATCTGGTACTCGATGGGTTTCTACATCGTTCTGTTCCTTGCCGGTGTCCAGAGCATCCCGCAGACCTTCTATGAGGCCGCGTGCATTGACGGCGCTAGCAACTGGCAGTCATTTCGCCATGTGACTCTCCCGCTGGTGTGGGAGATCCTGAAGATGGCGATCGTCTACCTGATTATTCACACGCTCAACATCTTCGGACTGGTGTTCATCATGACCGACGGCGGTCCGGACAACCAGACGGAGGTGATGCTGAGCTACCTGTACCGTCTGGCCTTCGAGGAGAGCAACTTCGGCTATGCGACGGCGCTCGGAGTCGTCGCATTCATACTTATATTCATCATCTCGATCACCTCCATCCGCCTGATGCGGAGGGAAGTGGTGGAGTACTAG
- a CDS encoding carbohydrate ABC transporter permease — protein MLLLYAAIVIYPMIWLASASLKTSIELFENPWSPPSAAQWANYAKAWTEAGIGQYFMNSVFVTAVSMFFILLIGSMAAYALARFVFPGSGAVHTVFVSGMMFPVFLSIVPLFLLLRSLGMWNNYFGLITAYVAYSLSFTVFIMTGFFKTLPGELAEAGLIDGCSHFSAFWRIMLPLAKPGLITAGIFNFFGIWNEYPLALVIIADSKLRTLPLGIANLLMVQHYETDWGALFAGLVMVMLPTLIVYMFFQRQITAGLTAGALKG, from the coding sequence ATGTTGCTTCTGTATGCGGCGATCGTCATCTACCCGATGATCTGGCTCGCCTCGGCGTCTCTCAAGACCTCGATCGAGCTGTTCGAGAATCCCTGGTCGCCCCCCTCGGCCGCGCAGTGGGCGAACTACGCGAAAGCATGGACGGAGGCGGGCATCGGGCAGTACTTCATGAACAGCGTGTTCGTGACGGCCGTCTCGATGTTCTTCATACTGCTCATCGGCTCGATGGCGGCCTATGCTCTCGCCCGGTTCGTATTTCCAGGCAGCGGGGCCGTGCACACGGTCTTCGTCAGCGGCATGATGTTCCCCGTCTTCCTGAGCATCGTCCCCCTGTTCCTGCTGCTCAGAAGCCTGGGCATGTGGAACAACTACTTCGGCCTGATCACCGCCTATGTGGCCTACTCGCTGTCGTTCACTGTCTTCATCATGACCGGCTTCTTCAAGACGCTTCCCGGCGAACTTGCGGAGGCAGGGCTGATAGACGGCTGCTCGCACTTCTCGGCCTTCTGGCGAATCATGCTTCCTCTTGCCAAGCCCGGGCTGATCACCGCAGGGATATTCAACTTCTTCGGTATCTGGAACGAGTATCCCCTGGCTCTCGTCATCATTGCCGACAGCAAGCTCCGCACACTACCGCTCGGGATCGCCAATCTGCTGATGGTTCAGCACTACGAGACGGACTGGGGCGCGCTCTTCGCGGGGCTCGTAATGGTGATGCTGCCGACGCTCATCGTGTACATGTTCTTCCAGCGTCAGATCACCGCCGGGCTCACCGCGGGGGCGCTCAAAGGATAA
- a CDS encoding adenine phosphoribosyltransferase, whose amino-acid sequence MSQVLRAWSLIRDIPDFPKPGIIFKDITPVLQDPAALAEVVDAMSEYASETKPDVIVGIESRGFILGAPVAVRLAKGFVPVRKIGKLPHQTVKCEYALEYGTNTVEMHRDAIRPGHRALVIDDLLATGGTASASARLIEELGGLVVGLSFLVELDFLRGRDQLRGYDIKSFIRY is encoded by the coding sequence ATGTCACAAGTCCTGCGCGCGTGGTCTCTCATCCGGGACATCCCGGATTTTCCGAAGCCGGGTATCATCTTCAAGGACATCACGCCCGTCCTGCAGGACCCGGCGGCTCTGGCCGAGGTTGTGGACGCGATGAGCGAGTACGCTTCTGAGACCAAGCCGGACGTGATCGTCGGAATCGAGTCGCGGGGCTTCATCCTGGGCGCGCCGGTGGCGGTCAGGCTCGCAAAGGGCTTCGTGCCGGTCCGCAAGATCGGGAAACTTCCCCACCAGACCGTCAAGTGCGAGTACGCCCTCGAGTACGGCACGAACACCGTCGAGATGCACCGTGATGCCATCCGCCCCGGCCATCGGGCGCTCGTCATTGACGATCTTCTCGCGACCGGCGGCACGGCGTCGGCGTCGGCCCGGCTCATCGAGGAACTCGGCGGCCTGGTGGTCGGGTTGTCTTTCCTCGTCGAACTCGACTTCCTCAGGGGGCGCGACCAACTCCGTGGCTACGATATCAAGAGCTTCATCAGGTACTGA
- a CDS encoding MATE family efflux transporter: METRPDSAVTTRDRIVGEDRVWATVWWLSWPTMITMFLMTMNGMLDGIFVGQLGPAALSGVGLASQVNMVLMALVTAVGVGTTALVARFIGAGEPEEAEESVRQSILLGVIASIVSGLLLVGIGRPLLRFMGAEGDALRLGLSYLYILMLSVTPYYLLLILTGVFRGMGDMWTPLIVMAVVTSVSVGGDYLLIFGIGPLPRLEVAGAAIANGISRLMGALMLSVYLARSPLRGSLMRGWSPDWGWFRRILSIGLPAAVQGVLRTGASMTYYSILGLTSQGYLAIAALTAGIRTEALAFMLGFAFSTAATSMVGQNLGADQPKRATASAWAAAWQGIWVMSIAGVIFFVLAAPIAGLFTNDAVVRSLIVSYLRINAISEPFLALSMILTGAMQGAGATRVPAIATIATLWFARLPLTYYLAITLQMGANGAWIAMSATAILSGLVMLAVFRCSRWQETAV, encoded by the coding sequence ATGGAAACAAGACCAGATTCCGCCGTGACTACGAGAGACCGCATCGTCGGCGAAGACCGAGTCTGGGCTACGGTCTGGTGGCTGTCCTGGCCGACGATGATCACCATGTTCCTGATGACTATGAACGGGATGCTCGACGGCATCTTCGTCGGGCAGCTCGGACCGGCGGCCTTGAGCGGAGTCGGACTCGCCAGCCAGGTCAACATGGTGCTGATGGCGCTGGTCACGGCGGTCGGGGTCGGCACTACCGCGCTCGTGGCACGGTTCATCGGCGCCGGCGAGCCGGAAGAGGCCGAGGAGAGCGTCCGGCAGTCGATCCTGTTGGGCGTGATCGCTTCCATCGTCTCGGGGCTGCTGCTCGTCGGTATCGGGAGGCCGCTACTCAGGTTCATGGGCGCGGAGGGCGATGCGCTCCGTCTCGGACTCAGCTATCTGTATATCCTGATGCTCTCGGTGACGCCCTACTACCTACTGCTGATCCTCACCGGCGTATTTCGCGGCATGGGCGACATGTGGACGCCGCTGATCGTCATGGCGGTCGTGACATCGGTGAGCGTCGGCGGCGACTATCTGCTGATCTTCGGCATAGGACCTCTCCCCCGGCTTGAGGTCGCAGGTGCGGCAATCGCGAACGGAATCTCACGTCTGATGGGCGCGCTGATGCTCTCTGTATACCTGGCGCGGTCCCCGCTTCGCGGATCGCTCATGCGCGGATGGTCGCCGGACTGGGGATGGTTCAGGCGCATCCTGAGCATCGGGCTGCCGGCTGCCGTCCAGGGAGTCCTGCGGACGGGCGCGTCCATGACCTACTACTCGATACTCGGGCTGACCTCTCAGGGCTATCTCGCCATCGCAGCGCTGACGGCGGGGATCAGGACCGAGGCGCTGGCATTCATGCTCGGGTTCGCCTTCAGCACGGCGGCGACCTCGATGGTCGGGCAGAACCTCGGGGCCGATCAACCGAAGCGAGCCACCGCGAGCGCATGGGCGGCCGCGTGGCAGGGCATATGGGTGATGAGCATTGCGGGGGTGATATTCTTCGTGCTGGCCGCGCCGATCGCGGGGCTCTTCACCAATGATGCGGTAGTTCGGTCGCTGATCGTGAGCTACCTGCGGATCAACGCGATCTCCGAGCCGTTCCTCGCGCTCTCAATGATCCTCACGGGCGCGATGCAGGGGGCGGGCGCGACTCGCGTTCCGGCGATTGCGACGATAGCAACACTCTGGTTCGCACGGCTGCCGCTGACCTATTACCTGGCGATCACGCTTCAAATGGGCGCAAACGGGGCGTGGATCGCGATGTCTGCGACGGCTATACTCTCCGGGCTGGTGATGCTGGCGGTCTTCAGGTGCAGCAGGTGGCAGGAGACGGCGGTCTAG